The Brachyspira aalborgi genome has a segment encoding these proteins:
- a CDS encoding glycosyltransferase family 10 domain-containing protein, giving the protein MNKNFVHYLVWLIPIRSLRDKARWKLLDNVFSRDFFHWLNYQTYKNKVRNKKTFFVRNDWIIDEKEFYNNYFYNVIKNNYINDLEISYKPDIEIFGPVGKRYFLNKSKAKIKIFYTGECVSKNAIDKSWAEYSDNCVNDVDLSLGFDRLDENKFNNYVRFPIWINYHFNTIGGGILNLNYTKNDIKKVIDNINNAKSKKNKFASLVASHDIPKIRTEIFNKINKIGEVKCAGKLLHNDDTLKNEFNNNKIEYLRDFKFNICPENTISDGYITEKLFDSFKAGCIPIYSGDENIELDLINKNALLFYRACEDNSELLKEVERLNKDDKLFDAFQNQIKINDSMVDYIWERREKILNRLEELINERLK; this is encoded by the coding sequence ATGAATAAAAATTTTGTGCATTATTTGGTATGGCTTATTCCAATAAGAAGTTTAAGAGATAAGGCAAGATGGAAATTATTAGATAATGTTTTTTCTAGAGATTTTTTCCATTGGCTTAATTATCAAACTTATAAAAATAAAGTGAGAAATAAAAAAACTTTTTTCGTGCGAAACGATTGGATTATAGACGAAAAAGAATTTTATAACAATTATTTTTATAATGTAATAAAAAATAATTATATAAACGATTTAGAAATAAGTTATAAACCCGATATAGAAATTTTTGGTCCCGTAGGAAAAAGATATTTTTTAAATAAATCGAAAGCTAAAATTAAAATTTTTTACACGGGAGAATGCGTTTCTAAAAATGCAATAGACAAAAGTTGGGCTGAATATTCTGATAATTGCGTCAATGATGTCGATTTGTCTTTAGGCTTTGATAGATTGGACGAAAATAAATTTAATAATTATGTGAGATTTCCTATTTGGATAAATTATCATTTTAATACTATAGGGGGGGGTATTTTGAACCTTAATTATACAAAAAACGATATTAAAAAGGTAATAGACAATATTAATAATGCAAAATCTAAAAAGAATAAATTTGCATCTCTCGTTGCAAGCCATGACATTCCGAAAATTAGAACGGAAATTTTTAATAAAATTAATAAAATTGGCGAAGTGAAATGCGCGGGAAAATTATTACACAATGACGACACTTTGAAAAATGAATTTAATAATAACAAAATAGAATATTTGAGAGATTTTAAATTTAATATTTGTCCCGAAAATACAATTAGCGATGGATACATTACGGAAAAATTATTTGATTCTTTCAAAGCGGGATGCATTCCGATTTATTCGGGAGATGAAAATATTGAGTTAGATTTGATAAATAAAAATGCATTGTTATTTTATAGAGCATGCGAAGACAATTCGGAACTTTTAAAAGAAGTTGAAAGATTAAATAAAGACGATAAATTATTTGACGCTTTTCAAAATCAAATAAAAATTAACGATTCTATGGTTGATTATATTTGGGAGCGAAGAGAGAAAATTTTAAATAGATTAGAAGAACTTATAAACGAAAGATTGAAATAA
- a CDS encoding CapA family protein gives MNIKKIIIISILLSLFVNLLNAEIILSFVGDVMTGSDYPDKSYLPSNEGKDIFKSVENYFKNSDINFANLEGAIANTNTQSSKRSKNSYSFRMPPYMANRIAEAGFNIVAVANNHSRDFGDKGYKQTQEYLKNAEIKIVGNILNTATIIEIKNKKIGFLAFYYFSYANNSIQDITSAKTLVEKTKKECDFLVVSFHGGAEGGNMYRVPKTTEMFYGENRGDVYKFARAVSDSGADLIIGHGPHVLRAMEIYNNSFIAYSLGNFVGYKQFSLAGNNGISAILQITLNDNLKINSAKVIPIKLINGGIPSVDSSNEAIKKLNNYADLDFPNSGIKFNSEGEAILNK, from the coding sequence ATGAATATTAAAAAAATTATAATTATTTCTATATTACTTTCTTTATTTGTAAATCTTTTAAATGCCGAGATAATATTATCATTTGTGGGCGATGTAATGACGGGAAGCGATTATCCCGATAAAAGTTATTTGCCGTCAAACGAAGGCAAAGATATATTTAAAAGCGTAGAAAATTATTTTAAAAACTCAGATATTAATTTTGCAAATTTGGAAGGAGCGATAGCAAATACAAATACGCAGTCGTCAAAGAGAAGCAAAAATTCTTATTCTTTTCGTATGCCTCCTTATATGGCAAACAGAATAGCCGAAGCGGGTTTTAATATAGTCGCAGTCGCTAATAATCATTCGAGAGATTTTGGAGATAAAGGTTATAAACAGACTCAAGAATATCTAAAAAATGCGGAAATAAAAATAGTCGGAAATATTTTAAATACCGCTACTATTATAGAAATTAAAAATAAAAAAATAGGATTTTTAGCTTTTTATTATTTTTCTTACGCGAATAATTCTATTCAAGATATAACTTCTGCAAAAACGTTGGTTGAAAAAACAAAAAAAGAATGCGATTTTCTTGTCGTGAGTTTTCATGGCGGAGCCGAAGGCGGAAATATGTATAGAGTTCCAAAAACTACGGAAATGTTTTACGGAGAAAACAGGGGAGATGTTTATAAATTTGCAAGAGCGGTAAGCGATTCGGGGGCGGATTTAATAATCGGGCATGGTCCTCATGTTTTAAGAGCTATGGAAATTTATAATAATTCTTTTATAGCGTATTCTCTTGGAAATTTTGTAGGCTATAAACAATTTTCTTTGGCGGGAAATAACGGAATAAGCGCGATATTGCAAATTACATTAAACGACAATTTAAAAATAAATTCGGCTAAAGTGATTCCGATTAAACTTATAAACGGAGGAATTCCAAGCGTTGATTCTTCAAACGAAGCGATAAAAAAATTAAATAATTATGCAGATTTGGATTTTCCAAACAGCGGAATAAAATTTAACTCCGAAGGCGAAGCGATTTTAAATAAATAA
- a CDS encoding toxin A yields MKSIRFLLIFIIIFISIFKGLSAQTNIQSGLYIGAKLNGNFFPYLDGGGEIKLFYRFISDVFPGYIWEGIKTDLGISDYITAENNKLTIFVDTSIVEYFNINAKLSFLNYYTFAKRGFVNFESVNQSFDTNELNNANKSENISFEAEITPTFKVEFLKMLFEGRGIILQAGLTFKYAFIKYGKYHLDYDLLLIRDKNDISYKLDSMLIFNLYPLSVGINYMLAYMNNTKHLWQTIGAYAHLEWEFINRIYTEANLKIGQYIYHPMFRARLYLDINAMMTFRII; encoded by the coding sequence ATGAAGTCAATAAGATTTTTGTTAATATTTATTATAATATTTATTTCAATATTTAAAGGTTTATCGGCTCAAACCAATATTCAATCAGGGCTTTATATAGGAGCAAAATTAAACGGAAATTTTTTCCCGTATCTTGACGGAGGCGGCGAGATAAAATTATTTTATAGATTTATTTCGGATGTATTTCCTGGTTATATTTGGGAAGGAATTAAAACGGATTTAGGAATAAGCGATTATATTACCGCCGAAAATAATAAATTAACAATTTTTGTAGACACTTCGATTGTAGAATATTTTAATATAAACGCTAAATTGTCTTTTTTGAATTATTATACTTTTGCAAAAAGAGGATTTGTTAATTTTGAAAGCGTAAATCAATCTTTTGATACAAACGAATTAAACAACGCTAATAAATCAGAAAATATATCTTTTGAAGCCGAAATTACTCCGACATTTAAAGTAGAATTTTTAAAAATGCTTTTTGAAGGAAGAGGAATTATTTTACAAGCGGGATTAACTTTCAAATATGCATTTATTAAATACGGAAAATATCATTTGGATTATGATTTACTTCTTATAAGAGATAAAAACGATATTTCTTATAAACTTGATTCTATGCTTATATTTAATTTATATCCTTTGTCGGTTGGAATAAATTATATGCTCGCTTATATGAATAATACTAAACATTTATGGCAAACTATCGGCGCTTATGCTCATTTAGAATGGGAATTTATAAATAGAATATACACGGAAGCGAATTTAAAAATCGGACAATATATATATCATCCAATGTTTAGAGCGAGATTATATTTAGATATAAACGCTATGATGACTTTCAGAATAATATAA
- a CDS encoding DNA repair helicase XPB, with the protein MNKNAPLIVQGDGTILLDVSAKDFEEIRNFMLVFAELIKSPEYIHAYRITLVSLWNAASLNYTSESIIDFLKKYTSYEIPKNIIKQIETSIEKYGRVKIIREEEKYYLTSEDKDIIEEILHYKAVMKYLKEKVKDNKIEIEPIYRGHIKLALINIGYPVQDLAGYKLGEEYRFNLREKLASNGEDFILRDYQKNSVDAFYSNGGPEGGAGVIALPCGTGKTIVGLEIMHRIQNKTLIIVTGVTACRQWRDEILDKTDIPPEDIGEYNGLNKDIKPITIATYKILTYRKNKESPFVHFEIFFKHNWGLIIYDEVHLLPAPIIKLTSEIQSMRRLGLTATLVREDGLEKDVFCLIGPKKFDMPWRELEEKKFIAEAYCYDIRIPLDESHRDDYIISSDRGKFRIASENVLKYDIVKKIIEKVEGKNILIIGQYISQLEEMQKRMGFSIITGKTPQRERDIIYKKFKSGEINTLIVSKVANLAVDLPDANVLIQISGTFGSRQEEAQRLGRVLRPKKGENRSYFFSIITSDTKEEDFSHKRQLFLTEQGYHYELLDINSFEELKFNN; encoded by the coding sequence TTGAATAAAAACGCTCCTCTTATAGTTCAAGGCGATGGCACAATTCTTTTGGATGTAAGCGCAAAAGATTTTGAAGAAATCAGAAATTTTATGCTTGTTTTTGCCGAACTTATAAAAAGCCCAGAATATATACATGCTTATAGAATAACTTTAGTTTCTTTATGGAATGCGGCGAGTTTAAATTATACTTCCGAGTCTATTATAGATTTTCTAAAAAAATATACTTCTTATGAAATACCTAAAAATATAATCAAGCAAATAGAAACGAGCATAGAAAAATACGGAAGAGTAAAAATAATAAGAGAAGAAGAAAAATATTATTTAACAAGCGAAGATAAAGATATTATAGAAGAGATATTGCATTATAAAGCCGTAATGAAATATTTAAAAGAAAAAGTAAAAGATAATAAAATTGAAATTGAGCCGATTTATAGAGGACATATAAAACTTGCATTAATAAATATTGGCTATCCCGTTCAAGATTTGGCGGGTTATAAATTGGGAGAAGAATATCGTTTTAATTTGAGAGAAAAATTAGCATCAAACGGAGAAGATTTTATTTTAAGAGATTATCAGAAAAATTCGGTTGACGCTTTTTATTCAAACGGCGGACCAGAAGGCGGAGCGGGAGTTATAGCGCTTCCTTGCGGAACGGGAAAAACAATAGTCGGTTTAGAAATTATGCATAGAATACAAAATAAAACTTTAATTATAGTGACGGGCGTGACGGCTTGCAGACAATGGAGAGACGAGATTTTAGATAAAACGGATATTCCGCCAGAAGATATAGGAGAATATAACGGATTAAATAAAGATATAAAACCTATAACAATAGCGACTTATAAAATATTAACTTATAGAAAAAATAAAGAATCTCCGTTTGTTCATTTTGAAATATTTTTTAAACATAATTGGGGACTTATAATATATGACGAGGTTCATTTGCTTCCAGCTCCTATAATAAAACTTACAAGCGAAATTCAAAGCATGCGAAGATTAGGACTTACGGCGACTCTTGTCAGAGAGGACGGACTTGAAAAAGATGTATTTTGTTTAATAGGACCTAAAAAATTTGATATGCCTTGGCGAGAACTTGAAGAGAAAAAATTTATTGCAGAAGCCTATTGTTATGATATAAGAATTCCATTAGACGAAAGCCATAGAGATGATTATATTATTTCAAGCGATAGAGGAAAATTTAGAATTGCAAGCGAAAATGTCTTAAAATACGATATAGTAAAAAAAATAATTGAAAAAGTTGAAGGAAAAAATATATTAATTATTGGACAATATATTTCGCAGCTTGAAGAAATGCAAAAGAGAATGGGCTTTTCTATAATCACGGGAAAAACTCCGCAAAGAGAAAGAGATATTATTTATAAAAAATTTAAATCGGGCGAAATAAATACGCTTATAGTTAGCAAAGTCGCCAATTTGGCGGTTGATTTGCCTGACGCTAATGTTTTAATTCAGATTTCTGGAACTTTCGGCTCAAGGCAGGAAGAAGCTCAAAGATTAGGAAGAGTTTTGCGTCCTAAAAAAGGCGAAAATAGAAGTTATTTCTTTTCAATTATTACAAGCGATACGAAAGAAGAAGATTTTTCACATAAAAGACAATTATTTTTAACGGAACAAGGCTATCATTATGAATTATTGGATATAAATTCTTTTGAAGAGTTAAAATTTAATAATTAA
- a CDS encoding tetratricopeptide repeat protein, with the protein MSDNISKFQKNAELIFTYIYNNRMIITSIFVLIIVIIAGILIYNANIESKDKTVNAEFESAFALYGMLQNNRIPKEQLNDPTIIVEITTKLQKVYKEAKGKTLKLRAAYSLGAVYYDIGNYTEAVKYFKEVSDNRNFYLQESAIYNLASSQIELTNYNEAVKTLENFIKAYPNSYLNPQATLTLSDIYRKQNDKVKSINVLKNWMNNNTNNQYLNIFSETINLIENNIY; encoded by the coding sequence ATGTCTGACAATATTTCAAAATTTCAAAAGAATGCGGAATTAATTTTTACATATATCTATAATAATAGAATGATAATTACATCCATTTTCGTTTTGATTATAGTTATAATAGCGGGAATTTTAATTTATAACGCGAATATAGAAAGCAAAGATAAAACTGTTAACGCAGAGTTTGAATCCGCTTTTGCTTTGTATGGAATGCTTCAAAATAATAGAATACCTAAAGAGCAGTTGAACGACCCAACAATTATAGTGGAAATAACTACAAAATTGCAAAAAGTTTACAAAGAAGCTAAAGGAAAAACTTTAAAATTAAGAGCGGCTTATTCTTTGGGCGCGGTTTATTACGATATAGGAAATTATACGGAAGCGGTAAAATATTTTAAAGAAGTTTCGGATAATAGAAATTTTTATTTGCAAGAAAGCGCAATTTATAATTTGGCAAGCTCTCAAATCGAGTTAACCAATTATAACGAAGCGGTTAAAACTTTGGAAAATTTTATTAAAGCGTATCCGAATAGTTATTTGAATCCGCAAGCTACTTTAACTTTATCGGACATTTACAGAAAACAAAACGATAAAGTTAAATCGATAAATGTTTTGAAAAATTGGATGAATAATAATACTAATAATCAATACTTAAATATATTTTCAGAAACGATAAATCTTATAGAAAATAATATTTATTGA
- a CDS encoding DegT/DnrJ/EryC1/StrS family aminotransferase translates to MIRHSRPTIRKKDLESALKVMISDNLATGDIIKEFEKTFANYFGKGFSAIFVSSGTSALEIILRYLNIGEGDEIIMSSFLNASPLQAVVNLKAKPILIDIDEDSFQISMDNVIEAINEKTKAIIVSHMFGNCALIDELADIKVPVIEDASHSLGGKYRNILLGSFGDFAYFSFSATRMITSGGAGGMILTKKKGMDAIRDIIHYDKKENFIPRFNYCATDLQASIGMEEFKHIERMIEVRKDIASFYDSAILESKLSKFSMHDSEEPSYYRYVCMLNGEMNIYDTISMFERHKVEVAKPIFKPLHQYLNLPKDDFPNTEKAYLNSISLPIYPTLQKNEADLICKLIKQIR, encoded by the coding sequence TTGATAAGACATTCGAGACCTACAATAAGAAAAAAAGATTTGGAAAGCGCCTTAAAAGTAATGATTAGCGACAATTTGGCTACGGGCGATATTATAAAAGAATTTGAAAAAACATTTGCAAATTATTTCGGCAAAGGTTTTTCGGCAATATTTGTAAGCAGCGGAACTAGCGCTTTGGAAATTATATTAAGATATTTAAATATTGGCGAAGGAGACGAGATAATAATGTCTTCTTTTTTGAATGCCTCTCCTCTTCAAGCGGTTGTAAATTTAAAAGCGAAACCGATTTTAATAGATATTGACGAAGACAGTTTTCAAATATCGATGGATAATGTAATCGAAGCGATAAATGAAAAAACAAAAGCTATTATAGTTTCGCATATGTTCGGAAATTGCGCTTTGATTGACGAACTTGCCGATATTAAAGTTCCCGTTATAGAGGACGCCTCGCATAGTTTGGGAGGAAAATATAGAAATATACTTTTGGGAAGTTTCGGAGATTTTGCATATTTTTCTTTTTCGGCTACTAGAATGATAACTTCGGGTGGCGCAGGCGGAATGATATTAACGAAAAAAAAAGGAATGGACGCCATAAGAGATATTATTCATTATGACAAAAAAGAAAATTTTATTCCAAGATTCAATTATTGCGCTACAGATTTGCAAGCTTCAATAGGAATGGAAGAGTTTAAACATATTGAAAGAATGATTGAAGTTAGAAAAGATATCGCATCGTTTTACGATTCTGCAATTTTGGAAAGTAAATTAAGCAAATTTTCAATGCATGATTCTGAAGAACCTTCTTATTATAGATATGTTTGTATGTTAAACGGAGAGATGAATATTTACGATACTATTTCAATGTTTGAAAGACATAAAGTGGAAGTTGCAAAACCGATATTTAAACCTTTGCATCAATATTTGAATCTGCCGAAAGATGATTTCCCAAATACTGAAAAAGCTTATTTAAATAGCATATCTTTGCCTATATATCCAACTTTGCAAAAAAACGAAGCGGATTTAATATGCAAACTTATAAAACAAATAAGATAA
- a CDS encoding VOC family protein: MNISHIAIWVKDIENIKNFYVKYFNCKCNDKYINNKKGFESYFLSFENGSKIEIMNIKDINELNKENNFYGFAHIAISVGSKYKVDSLTEELKNDGYIISSNPRTTGDGYYESVILDPENNKIELTI; encoded by the coding sequence ATGAATATTTCTCATATAGCTATTTGGGTTAAAGATATAGAAAATATAAAAAACTTTTATGTAAAATATTTTAATTGCAAATGCAACGATAAATATATTAATAATAAAAAAGGTTTTGAATCTTATTTTCTTTCATTTGAAAACGGTTCTAAAATAGAAATAATGAATATAAAAGATATAAACGAATTGAATAAAGAAAATAATTTTTACGGTTTTGCTCATATTGCAATTTCGGTTGGAAGCAAATATAAAGTCGATAGTTTGACGGAAGAATTAAAAAATGACGGTTATATAATATCTTCAAATCCAAGAACTACAGGAGACGGATATTATGAAAGCGTTATATTAGACCCAGAAAATAATAAAATAGAATTAACGATTTAA
- a CDS encoding ATP-grasp domain-containing protein, with protein MKNKKIIIIGAGLLQVPAIQIAQDMGLYAIVFDYNKDAHGMKIADLPMVVSTRDVDGSVRAARDLSKQMEINGVITVGTDASTTVAAVANALGLPGNRFEDAYAASNKIRMRERFKKNNVPQPNFFPVWNYEETMEAFKHLNKPVVLKPADNMGARGVMKVENECDILAAFNRAKSSSPSGEVIIEEYMDGPELSIDMLIYENEIYVTGVADRIIEYPPFFIETGHIMPSALDKDKIEDAIKVMKDGIKALNLKIGAAKGDIKVTKNGAMVGEIAARLSGGFMSAYTYPLSTGVNLIKNAIEISLGNPPSDLKPKWNKVSVEKAFLPGTGIIESIEGIENAKNIKGIKEVFIKTKVGDILVPPTNNLDKAGNVIAVGNTRDEAIAVANKAIDLVHFKLTDEKNLNLEEIKRLAQEKLASKLNLSYLFRYNTDEEMGLSNYAFCPSIIHEEKPIKLETTIFNTHVSQPIIIDTIHNLKEAIDGIMDIREYYQITMDAASNCEILAILNDFNNEELFELSIKIIKEHKRGIIMLNGNNSQEVLLNRVREAQKNGACAVGIDLSYCYDINSIDKNKIYIKSEKELNNLRKSLDIPLIIKGLSNEEDIFNKNFNNLYFSNNNKYLLKGIKKVSDTINKIALNLQSSRHKMQINMLAESPKFGSDIFKYFMLGANAICITEESFIATISKGRKGLEYMIYSNKEELEKMMKVFGKTELKYDSDIIYKN; from the coding sequence ATGAAAAATAAAAAAATCATTATAATAGGAGCGGGGCTTTTGCAAGTTCCTGCAATACAAATAGCTCAAGATATGGGATTATATGCAATAGTTTTTGATTATAATAAAGACGCGCATGGAATGAAAATAGCCGATTTGCCAATGGTTGTGTCTACTAGAGATGTTGACGGAAGCGTTAGAGCTGCAAGAGATTTAAGCAAACAAATGGAAATAAACGGAGTTATAACTGTTGGAACGGACGCTTCTACTACTGTAGCCGCAGTTGCAAACGCGCTTGGACTTCCAGGAAATAGATTTGAAGATGCTTACGCCGCCTCAAATAAAATAAGAATGCGAGAGAGATTTAAAAAAAATAATGTTCCTCAACCGAATTTTTTCCCCGTTTGGAATTACGAAGAGACAATGGAAGCATTCAAACATTTAAATAAACCTGTAGTTTTAAAACCCGCCGACAATATGGGAGCGCGCGGAGTAATGAAAGTTGAAAACGAATGCGATATATTAGCAGCATTTAACAGAGCAAAAAGTTCTTCTCCTTCGGGCGAGGTTATAATTGAAGAATATATGGACGGTCCCGAGCTTTCGATTGATATGCTTATTTACGAAAATGAAATTTATGTTACGGGAGTCGCCGATAGAATAATAGAATATCCTCCATTTTTTATTGAAACGGGACATATTATGCCTTCCGCATTAGATAAAGATAAAATAGAAGACGCTATTAAAGTTATGAAAGACGGAATTAAAGCGCTTAATCTAAAAATCGGAGCGGCAAAAGGAGATATTAAAGTGACGAAAAATGGCGCTATGGTTGGAGAAATTGCAGCAAGATTGTCGGGCGGATTTATGAGCGCATATACTTATCCTTTATCTACGGGAGTTAATCTAATTAAAAACGCTATTGAAATATCTTTAGGAAATCCTCCGAGCGATTTAAAACCAAAATGGAATAAAGTCTCTGTGGAAAAAGCTTTTTTGCCAGGAACGGGAATAATAGAATCTATAGAAGGAATAGAAAACGCTAAAAATATAAAAGGAATTAAAGAAGTATTTATAAAAACTAAAGTCGGAGATATACTTGTTCCGCCGACAAATAATTTAGATAAAGCGGGAAATGTTATAGCCGTAGGAAATACTAGAGACGAAGCTATAGCTGTGGCAAATAAAGCGATTGATTTAGTTCATTTCAAACTCACGGATGAAAAAAACTTAAACTTGGAAGAGATAAAAAGATTAGCTCAAGAAAAATTAGCTTCAAAACTTAATTTATCTTATTTATTTAGATATAATACTGACGAAGAAATGGGACTTTCAAATTACGCTTTCTGCCCGAGTATAATTCATGAAGAAAAACCTATAAAATTAGAAACTACAATTTTTAATACTCATGTCTCTCAACCGATAATAATCGATACGATTCATAATCTTAAAGAAGCTATTGACGGAATAATGGATATAAGAGAATATTATCAAATAACTATGGATGCGGCTTCTAACTGCGAAATTCTTGCAATCCTTAACGATTTTAATAACGAAGAATTATTTGAACTTTCAATTAAAATTATTAAAGAGCATAAAAGAGGAATAATTATGCTAAACGGCAATAATTCGCAGGAAGTTTTATTAAATAGAGTTAGAGAAGCTCAAAAAAACGGAGCTTGCGCGGTTGGAATAGATTTGTCTTATTGTTATGATATTAATTCTATAGATAAAAATAAAATTTATATAAAAAGCGAAAAAGAATTAAATAATTTAAGAAAAAGTTTGGATATTCCTTTGATTATAAAAGGATTATCTAACGAAGAAGATATATTTAATAAGAATTTTAATAATCTATATTTTTCAAATAATAACAAGTATTTATTAAAAGGAATAAAAAAAGTTTCCGATACTATAAACAAGATTGCATTAAATTTGCAAAGTAGCAGACATAAAATGCAAATTAATATGCTTGCAGAATCGCCAAAATTTGGAAGCGACATATTTAAATATTTTATGCTTGGGGCGAATGCAATTTGTATAACCGAAGAGAGTTTTATTGCAACGATAAGTAAAGGAAGAAAAGGGTTGGAATATATGATATATTCTAATAAAGAAGAACTTGAAAAAATGATGAAAGTTTTCGGCAAAACGGAATTAAAATACGATAGCGACATTATTTATAAGAATTAG
- the dapB gene encoding 4-hydroxy-tetrahydrodipicolinate reductase, with translation MKIIIHGTGTMSSILKNVIETEKDLEVSGFADDLTNEKGDIIIDFSHFSRIPNMLNFAVNNNIPIVICTTGYDDKILSQIKEASSKIPILLSSNTSIGINLMNDLVSKMAENLNGFDIEIIETHHNKKVDSPSGTAKTLFNAINQTLENKMNLINGREGNHKRDKNEIGMHSIRGGSVVGEHRVIFYGDDESIEIKHSAMSKKIFVYGAIKAAKFLIGKKPNLYGMKDVLS, from the coding sequence ATTAAAATAATTATTCATGGAACGGGAACAATGAGTTCTATTTTAAAGAATGTAATTGAAACCGAAAAAGATTTAGAAGTGTCGGGTTTTGCTGACGATTTGACTAATGAAAAAGGCGATATAATAATAGATTTTTCTCATTTTTCGAGAATTCCAAATATGCTTAATTTTGCAGTTAATAATAATATTCCGATAGTAATTTGCACTACGGGTTATGACGATAAAATATTGAGTCAAATTAAAGAAGCGTCTTCAAAAATTCCAATTTTGCTTTCGTCAAATACTTCTATCGGCATAAATTTAATGAATGATTTAGTTTCAAAAATGGCGGAAAATCTTAATGGATTCGATATTGAGATTATAGAAACGCATCATAATAAAAAAGTCGATTCTCCAAGCGGAACGGCTAAAACTTTATTTAATGCGATAAATCAAACTTTGGAAAATAAAATGAATTTGATTAACGGACGGGAAGGAAATCATAAAAGAGATAAAAACGAAATCGGTATGCATTCTATTAGAGGCGGTTCGGTTGTAGGCGAGCATAGAGTTATATTTTACGGAGACGATGAATCTATTGAAATAAAACATTCGGCTATGTCGAAAAAAATATTTGTTTATGGAGCTATAAAAGCTGCAAAATTTTTGATTGGAAAGAAACCAAATCTTTACGGCATGAAAGATGTTTTATCTTAA
- a CDS encoding tRNA-binding protein gives MNNIKNECSFDNFLALDIRTGTIIEVEDFPKAKKPAYKLKIDFGDIGIKCSSAQITKLYKKENLIGKRIVAIVNFPKKQIANFFSECLVLGAVKENGEVALLSVNEDCDNGTSIG, from the coding sequence ATGAATAACATTAAAAACGAATGTTCTTTTGATAATTTTTTGGCTTTAGATATAAGAACGGGAACTATAATAGAAGTTGAAGATTTTCCTAAAGCTAAAAAACCCGCTTATAAATTAAAAATAGATTTTGGCGATATCGGAATAAAATGCTCTTCCGCTCAAATTACGAAACTATACAAAAAAGAAAATTTGATTGGAAAAAGAATAGTCGCAATCGTAAACTTTCCTAAAAAACAAATAGCGAATTTTTTCTCAGAGTGTTTAGTATTGGGAGCGGTAAAAGAAAACGGCGAAGTCGCTTTATTAAGCGTCAATGAAGATTGCGATAATGGAACTTCGATAGGTTAA
- a CDS encoding class I SAM-dependent methyltransferase, which produces MYDNNIKTDWNNYYKERKKNNSKIILAITRNTRKITDNIIINMLKKTKLNINSIIELGGADSCFYETLRKEFNNCDYTVIDNSKVGIDIFNEKYKDDKTKAIYQDILLENIIDLKSDLVFSAGLIEHFNIDDTSKMIQKHFHFCNDNGLVLITFPTPTILYRILRKISEIIGIWEFPDERPLKKQEVLSECKKYGNVLEVKLNWLIGLTQYIILFKKF; this is translated from the coding sequence ATGTATGATAATAATATAAAAACAGATTGGAATAACTATTATAAAGAACGAAAAAAGAATAATTCAAAAATAATATTAGCTATAACAAGAAATACTAGAAAAATAACGGATAATATAATTATTAATATGCTTAAAAAGACTAAATTAAATATTAATTCTATTATAGAACTTGGAGGAGCTGATAGTTGTTTTTATGAAACTTTAAGAAAAGAATTTAATAATTGCGATTATACCGTAATTGATAATAGCAAAGTTGGTATAGATATATTTAATGAAAAATATAAAGATGATAAAACTAAAGCTATATATCAAGATATTTTATTAGAAAATATAATTGATTTGAAATCTGATTTAGTATTTAGCGCTGGTTTAATAGAACATTTTAATATTGACGATACTTCTAAAATGATACAGAAACATTTTCATTTTTGTAATGATAATGGATTAGTTTTAATAACTTTTCCAACGCCTACCATTTTATATAGAATATTAAGAAAAATTTCCGAAATAATAGGGATTTGGGAATTTCCAGATGAGCGTCCATTAAAAAAGCAAGAAGTATTATCAGAGTGTAAAAAATATGGAAATGTATTAGAAGTAAAATTAAATTGGTTAATCGGACTAACTCAATATATAATTTTATTTAAAAAATTTTGA